GGGAAAACGTCCCGTCCGATCTCCTCCTTGTGCAGGAGCGAAAAGAACAGGGACTTCATAATCCCCGCGACTGCGTCGGGAGTGTATTTCTTTTTCTTGTCGTCGCTCATATGGTTAAGGAACAGAGTTATATTATGATCGCGGTCGTTCCTGAGATGCGCGTCCACACGGGATTGCGGGAGACGGCGGAGAAGGTTGAGATACTCGTCCTTGTCCATAATGATACGGAAAACCGGTTCGCGCTCGATCATCTCCATTTCGTAACGGAGCAGTCCTTTGATCGCCTCTCGCGGGGAGACCCCTGGAATGAGAAACTGCGCTTCGATTCTTTCCTTACTTCCGCGCTCGAGTTCCTCCATGATATCCATGAAGAGTTCTTCCTTTGAGTTAAAGAA
The Brevinematales bacterium DNA segment above includes these coding regions:
- a CDS encoding TetR/AcrR family transcriptional regulator; the encoded protein is MPRAFKPEERELIKHDIMKAGKDLFAMHGIKKTNVEDIARAAGIAKGSFYLFFNSKEELFMDIMEELERGSKERIEAQFLIPGVSPREAIKGLLRYEMEMIEREPVFRIIMDKDEYLNLLRRLPQSRVDAHLRNDRDHNITLFLNHMSDDKKKKYTPDAVAGIMKSLFFSLLHKEEIGRDVFPQVLDLMIDLICDGLIQE